CCGGCTTCTAAAGCTTTCTCCTGTTCTTGAAGCTTACAactaagttcaaaatctgaatctTTGAGGTGATTGATTTCTGCAGGAGCCTGGCCTTCCGAAGCGAATCCAACGCTTTACCGTAATGGGTACCCTCTTCAGAACTCACAGGAGGCTCGAGTTGCTCCACCTTGGTCACAGGGTTGCTGAAAGGTGTGGCGTTTATCGTTCCCCGAAGCTTCAGGACTGCGGAACCGGTGTTCTCCCCAGAAAACCCTACAAGAAATGGGCTATGAGGAGTTCTGCTGCCCGAGCTACCAGCAATGCACTCCTAGAATTTGTTCCACGGATTAAGAAGGAGAATCTTGAATTCGACCTTCCCTCCTATGACCCGTCCAAAGGTCTCACCTTGGACCTCGCCGTCATCGGCGGAGGCCCTGTGGGGCTCGCCGTCGCCCAGCAGGTGTCCGAGACAGGTCTCTTCGTCTGCTCCAGCGACCCGTCGCCCAGGCTAGTGTGGCCGAACAACTGCGGCCTTTGGGTCGAGGCGTTCGAAGCCATGGGTCTCCTCGACTGCCTCGACGCCACCTGGCCCGGCGCCGTGGTCTACGTCAACGATCGGAGGAAGAGGATTCTCGGACGGCCGTACGGTCGGGTCAACCGCAAGCAGGTCAAATCGAAGATAATGCAGACGTCTCGAATGGTGTTCGATTCCACCAGGCCAAGGTCGTCAAGGTCATCCACGAGGAGACGAAATCGCTGTTGATCTGCAGCGACGGGGTCACGATCCAGGCGATCGTCGTCCTCGACGCGACAGGGTTCTCGAGGTGCCTTGTGCAGTACGACAAGCCGTACAATCATGGGTACCAGGTAGCCTATGGGATCTTGGCGGAGGTAGAAGACCACCCATTCGATCTggataagatggtgttcatgggcTGGAGAAACTCGCACCTCAAGGATGGAACAGAGCTGAAGGAGAGGAACAGCAAAGTCCCGACGTTTCTGTGCGCGATGCCATTCTCATCCACGAGCATCTTCTTGGAGGAGACTTTCCTGGTCGCCTGCCCAGGACTGCAGATGGAGGACATACAGGAGAGGATGGTGGCTCGACTGAGGCATTTGGGCATCAAAGTGAATGGCATCGAAGAGGACGATAGATGCGTTCTTCCGATGGACGGGCCGCTTCCATTGCTCCCGCAGAGGGTGGTGGGGATAGGAGGAACCGCGGGCATGGTTCATCCATCCACAGGGTGCATGATCGCCAGGACTCTCGCAGCAGCTCCCGTCGTCGCCAACTCCATTGTCGAGTACCTCGGTCCAATCCATGGCCTCCTGGGCGACGAACTGTCGTCGCGGGTTTGGAAGGATCTGTGGCCGATCGAGGGGAGAAGACGGAGGGAGTTCTGCTTTGGCATGGATGTCCTGCTCAAACTGGACTTGCAAGCCACAAGGAGATTCTTCGATGCGTTATTCGATTTGGAGCCACGTTACTTGCTAGGCTTCCTGTTATCGAGGTTGATTCTTCCGGAGCTTGTGCAGTTTGGGCTTTCTTTGTTCTCACAAACTTCGAATACTTCCAGGTTAGAGATCATGTCCAAGGGTAGTCTGCCATTGGTGAACGTGGTCAGTAACTTGCTACAGGAGAAACATTAGGCTTGAATCAATCTCAATCCTTATAAGGTTGATATCTGAAATCTCTAGTACTCTCTCACGTTCCTACACCTATTGGTGCACACTCCCAATCAATGTTAAGTGAAGATTATAAACCTTCACTATAAACAATAAACGATGTATCAGTGCCGGGAAAGCATTATCAAAACTTATCTGAAACAAAAATGGTATAACATATGGAATAGAAAAAGAAAACGAGATCAATTTAAGTTTCGAATATGCATATGTTCACATGAATAAATGAATGACTCTTAAGCCTTTCCAACCCTCCCCAGCTTTCTTCCAGTCTTGCTCACTCGAGCCATCTTAACCTTCAACTACTGCAAATGAAATGTCAACAGGAACAGATATAAATGGTGGCCAGCACTTCCCGTCACTCGATCAATACCATAACTCATAAACCACAAGCATTCATCCTCATGATTCTGCTGATGCTTGCATGCAGCAAAACCATTTCTTCTGTGGACACAAAAAATGCAACAGATAAAGTTAACCTCTGAAGGTGCTGCAGGTTTAAGGATTTAACTTCAAGCTATATAATGTTCCAAGAAAAATTAAGGGAATGAGCCAATAAGATGCTCATGAATTACTTACAGCAGTAGACTTAGAAGCATACGGTCCATGTTTAAAACCTGTCTCCTCCTTCCCAGGTGAGTCTGTTTCTCGTGCATTGCTCCCTGTTTTCCTCTCATCTCGGGCTTTATTAAAGATCACAGTGAACCCCTCTGCAGAAGCAGGATCATTGACATCCCACTCGCCAAACTTTGGCAAGGGCCGACCTTTGTCCTGCAGAAACCCACACGCATATTACTAATGGAAATCACCAGGGAACACGGTTTATACATATCATAACATCCATATTGGTTCATCAGCACATATCAAGTTCCATATATAGCTAACAGAAAACATACATTACATATCTCAGAAATAATGAAGAGTTCATATTGTCAAAGTATATCTAAATATGTAAACAAATGACAGAAGATTTGATGAGGCCTCTCACTAGCTGAGAAGCATTCTTTCAGAGGTAGTATTTGATTGCTGCACATCTCATTTCCTCATTTCCTAAATGATGGAACCACCCAGATCCCCTCTAAATTACAAGGTTACTTTACCAGAATTGATCTCACTATAGGGAACTTTTATTAGATAAACCAAAGGTCGTAATGGTTATTAGATATTGCCCTCGACAGAATCCAAATAACTGAGAGGTTTATAACATATCAATTATGAGATCCAACCACCAATTATTGCACAAAGAACTACCACATAAAACCGAGTATTTTGATCAAGAATTGATTTCACTGCATCCCAAATAATTGGGAGCAGTGTTTTTAAAAGTGTTAGGTGCCAAGATCTCAAAACACCCACTAGGTACTTGCCTAAGCGCCCACCTAAGCGATGCAAGGCAgtccaaaatattaaaattttaatattttaaacaaggtatgcaatttcgtaccgtatcggagtttcgacgttcgctcggtacggtacgaaactgtataccgagcaatataccgctcggtatatatatatatatataatatttttataaaaggcgacgtcgcatcgcctcggcgacgtcgcctttcccTTCTGCCACggggggcgacgtcgcctcgtttatatatatatatatatatatatatatatatttatttatttatttatttatttatttatttatttatttatttatttataaatattctttatatataagGCAACATCGCctgttataaaatatttatatatataattttttatattttttttcgttTCGCTCGGTAACGGATGGTCCGTGTACCAGTAAGCTGACGGActggtacgtatcgcccgtaccgggcggtattattcgaaattacatatCTTGATTTTAAACAATGTTATATTGATCGAGACGTATGCTAAACAATGTTTTCAATATGGTGCTAAACGATTCTAACTCCTAACAAACTAATAGTGCATCGCCTCAATATGGTATAGCAAGTTAATCGACATGAGAAAGAATGGATTAAGAAGAGGAGTAAAAGGCGACTGTAGAGGAAGGTAGGGTGAAGGAGAGGACAACAGATGAAGACGACGACGAAGGAGGAAGCCGTGAGTGAAGGCGACAGCGAAGGAAGCTACCGACGGAAGAAGCTGTGAACGATAGTAGTGACGACGAAGGAAGCTATGAACGATGGTGACAATGACGAAGGAAGCTGCAGATGAAAGTGGCATTGACAACAATAAATGTTGGGTTTCACTTCGAAGATAAACTGGATCAAGCACAAAGGGGTGGGGGTGTTGTGTTAAGGCAGAttggttggttcaattgaaccaacttgcTTGTTCAATCGAACTAGACACAAACCCAGACCCATCCTCACTCGAGGGCTCACTTGAGGCACTCGACGCCTGGGCGATGCTTCAACGAAACGCCTCACTCGAGTGCTTTTTGAAAATGCTGGTTAGAACTTACAGTTTTGTTGATGTTGTTGTAATTGATCTCACAAGATTAGATAAATCAAAGGTCATAAAAACCATTTATCCTTTCAAACCAAGTTTTCATCAATCTTCTCTAGTTCTTTGATTCCAAATTGTACATTGAAACACATGATATTGCCCTTAACAGAATCCAATGGCAAGAAAAGATCATGTAGTTAACCCCAAATAACTAGGCTTTATTGACCTGAAATAACTGGACTTTATGAGATCCAATCACCAAGTATGGCACGAAGAACTACCAATCCTAGCGTAAAACCAAGGATTTTGGTCAGCTCATATCTCAATCGTCTATAACCCTAGAGCAACATCTTGGACCACTTATGAAACTATTTTAGCTTAATTGACTTCTATTTCATAACCTCATATATTCTCTGTCACTTCACAAGAATGCTCCTGATTTTGTTAGCTTGATTCTCACACACTAGATTTTTCATACAGTTTAATGCAAGAATTTCCATGCTGATCAACACACATATCTTTAGCAAATCCTGATGAGCACAACTGCCAGACTATTAGGTACTTGAGAGTAGTTGTAAGATTGTCAAACAAAATGACCTAAATCAACCTTATCAAAATTATCATTAACAATAATAACATAAAAGAAAGCAATAAGGAGACCTAAATGTGGGTAAGCACCAAAAGGTGGCATATTTACAATCAAATTACAGGGATGAAGCAAGACAAGAAGGAGATGAAGGCAAGAATTTATGTTTTAGGACTCCATATTGAGTGACTTAAAGCACACAAAAGCACTACGATCACAAGAAAGAATCACTTTTTACTCTCGAATTACtaccacaacacacacacacacacacacacacacaaacacacatatatatgtatgtatgtatgtatgtatatgtatatatagatatataaatatatatatgtatatatacatgtatatatacatatatgtatatatacatatatatatatatgtatttatgtatatatagatgtatatacatatatatatatat
This DNA window, taken from Musa acuminata AAA Group cultivar baxijiao chromosome BXJ3-7, Cavendish_Baxijiao_AAA, whole genome shotgun sequence, encodes the following:
- the LOC103974469 gene encoding protein NOI4; protein product: MSDKGRPLPKFGEWDVNDPASAEGFTVIFNKARDERKTGSNARETDSPGKEETGFKHGPYASKSTAKKWFCCMQASAES